One genomic window of Entelurus aequoreus isolate RoL-2023_Sb linkage group LG07, RoL_Eaeq_v1.1, whole genome shotgun sequence includes the following:
- the tac3a gene encoding tachykinin-3a isoform X2, with product MYPAIIYCTQISDAPFIQSSSLHSATERANSPSSVRRTGVAEKMRGFVLVSLLLMVKLRCSLSGCEEPESGRLTPLQRLGLSNPKRNLLKRYSDLDYDSFVGLMGRRDAADTNAVEPPQKREMHDIFVGLMGRRNSEPDNGAWRREYPERRGIFVNKCRLRFLQGL from the exons ATGTATCCAGCTATTATTTATTGCACCCAAATCAGTGACGCCCCATTTATCCAGAGCAGCTCCCTCCACTCTGCCACTGAGCGCGCCAACTCTCCGTCGTCTGTCCGCAGAACAG GTGTTGCTGAGAAAAtgagaggttttgtattagtgtctcTGCTCCTCATGGTCAAACTCCGATGTAGTCTGTCCGGATGCGAGGAGCCGGAGTCAGGCAGACTAACTCCACtt CAACGTCTGGGATTGAGTAACCCCAAACGGAACCTCTTGAAGAGGTACAGCGATTTGGATTATGACAGTTTTGTGGGTTTGATGGGCAGAAGAGATGCTGCCG ATACAAATGCCGTGGAGCCCCCACAAAAAA GGGAAATGCATGACATTTTTGTTGGATTAATGGGAAGGAGAAATTCTGAGCCGG ATAACGGTGCCTGGAGAAGAGAGTACCCTGAGAGGAGAGGGATTTTTGTGAACAAGTGTAGGCTGAG GTTTCTTCAGGGGCTGTGA
- the tac3a gene encoding tachykinin-3a isoform X1: MYPAIIYCTQISDAPFIQSSSLHSATERANSPSSVRRTGVAEKMRGFVLVSLLLMVKLRCSLSGCEEPESGRLTPLQRLGLSNPKRNLLKRYSDLDYDSFVGLMGRRDAADTNAVEPPQKREMHDIFVGLMGRRNSEPDNGAWRREYPERRGIFVNKCRLRLVTSLFH, from the exons ATGTATCCAGCTATTATTTATTGCACCCAAATCAGTGACGCCCCATTTATCCAGAGCAGCTCCCTCCACTCTGCCACTGAGCGCGCCAACTCTCCGTCGTCTGTCCGCAGAACAG GTGTTGCTGAGAAAAtgagaggttttgtattagtgtctcTGCTCCTCATGGTCAAACTCCGATGTAGTCTGTCCGGATGCGAGGAGCCGGAGTCAGGCAGACTAACTCCACtt CAACGTCTGGGATTGAGTAACCCCAAACGGAACCTCTTGAAGAGGTACAGCGATTTGGATTATGACAGTTTTGTGGGTTTGATGGGCAGAAGAGATGCTGCCG ATACAAATGCCGTGGAGCCCCCACAAAAAA GGGAAATGCATGACATTTTTGTTGGATTAATGGGAAGGAGAAATTCTGAGCCGG ATAACGGTGCCTGGAGAAGAGAGTACCCTGAGAGGAGAGGGATTTTTGTGAACAAGTGTAGGCTGAGGTTGGTGACTTCTCTCTTTCACTGA